The Vibrio diazotrophicus DNA window TGGCACGCGTTTTTTCTGTTGCTTCCATATTTCTATTCCATCTGCTATTAATTTGCAGTCAGGTTAATACCTCAAGTTAACTTTAGGTAAAGCGTTATTTGCCTATAATTTAGATAAATAGCGAGAGCAAATGGAGAATTAGATATGGAGATGACTGTCGGTGAAGTGGCTAAACGATCTGGGGTGAATGTCTCCACTCTGCACTTCTACGAACAAAAAGGGTTGATCTTTAGTTGGCGCAATCAAGGCAACCAACGCCGCTATCATAGAAATGTTCTGCGAAGAATCGCCGTGATTAAAGCGGCGCAGATGGTCGGCCTGACGTTAGAAGAGATCTCTGCCTCATTGGCAGATTTACCGAAGCATCAAGCACCCAGCCGTCAACAGTGGGAGCAAATGGCTTCGAGTTGGAGTGCTATGCTCGAACACCGTATTCAACAGTTACAAGCATTGAAAAACGATCTTGGTGGCTGCATTGGTTGCGGTTGTTTGTCGATGGAGTCGTGCGCCATTTACAACCCACAGGACATTCGAGCAGAAATCTTTGAGGACAAAACTCGCCTAACCAATCCTGAAGAGTGGTCTGGTGAAGTAGAGAGACCAAACTGTTAGCGATTTATTCATCAAGGGGTGGATGATTGTTCATCCATTCTTCAATGGTTAAATAGGTCTTGCCGCCACTTTCAACAAATGGGCTGGACTTATCGACGTTGACCAACGCATCGTCGGCTACGTTTGCCATCGTGAACCATTTGGGTTCTGTTGTGAGATAGACAAATCGGCTGCTACCCGCTCCAGGAAGATAATTTGCATCCGCAAAATCCCCTTTCGAAACAGAGCTGGTCGACGTTGGATAGTAATCGACACCAATACTCATCAGCAGTTCGGCATCCGCATCTGTACTATCAAGCCAAGCTTGCGTACGTACAAATACACCAAGAATATTATTCCCATCGAAAGCGACTTTACTGCTTCCACCATGCAAGATATCCGGATGCTGAAACTCGTAATAGCCAGAAGTGTCATCAGGTAGCGCACTGCCCAGCCAAGTCACAATATCGGAGTCGTAATACGAAGCCCATGTGGTTGGCGTGACTGCTAATTTTTCCCAAGAAGCATGGTTTACATCGCTGCCTTTGAGCAGCCAAACTTCGAAATCGCTGTAGTAGACCTTTACGTTGTGATCGATATTGTTTACTGATTCAAATACAGTGAACCAGCAAGTGAGAGCATTCCATGAGTCAGATGTTTTCAGGCTGTCATCAAGTACAGAATCCGCCCACCATGCGGGTGCAGCATCCCCTCTTGGTAGCCCTTGTGTAATATGTCCCGTTTTCGACCAACTGGCATCTTCAGAAGCGTTTAACAAG harbors:
- the soxR gene encoding redox-sensitive transcriptional activator SoxR, which encodes MEMTVGEVAKRSGVNVSTLHFYEQKGLIFSWRNQGNQRRYHRNVLRRIAVIKAAQMVGLTLEEISASLADLPKHQAPSRQQWEQMASSWSAMLEHRIQQLQALKNDLGGCIGCGCLSMESCAIYNPQDIRAEIFEDKTRLTNPEEWSGEVERPNC